GGACTTCTCGCGCACCATTCGCTTCGCCGCTGATGCAATGCATGATATTGGCGGCTTCCACGAACAGGCATTGCTGGGAAAGGTCGCCAGGGCGCTCGACGTCTCCCGAGGCATGGGCAAGGAAGAGGAGCGGCCGGTGGAAGCGGGCATCACGGTGCGCACCATCAGCTTCGAACACCTCGTCCGTGAGCTCGCCGACGACCATGCGCTGTACGTGATGGATCGGAAGGGAACGTCCATTGGCGAGGAGGCGTTCGCGCCCAATCCCTGCTTCCTGCTGACCGACCATATTCCGATGCCGAAGAAGACCTTTCACAGTCTTGGCCGGCTGGGTGCGAAGAAGATCTCGCTGGGATCGAAAATGCTGTTCGCTTCGCAGTGCGTCGTGCTGATTCATCACGCGTTGGATGAGCGGTAGCGGTTAGTGTGTGGCTGATGGGCAGGCTCAATCAATGGGTCAGCCAGGGCACAGGCCGGTGATTCGATGGAGCGTCGATGAATGAGCCGGATCAGCGACCGACTGGCGCGCCTTCAAGAATCAGTGCGGGCATTCCCGAGACGCTCGTTGCTACCGCAACCGCGGTCATCACGCTGCAGGTCCTTGTTACGATCGGTGGCGTGTTTCCACGCGGGAACTGGTATGCCGGATTGTTCTTTTTCGCCGGTGCGATTTCGCTGTTCGGCGCTATTGGGCTGATCGTCCTGCGTCGCTCGGTCGTGTGGGTCGTGGCAGCCGCCATTTCGCTGCTGGACTGGTTGGTCGCGCTTGTCGTGCTGTACGGCATGGGTATCGCCCGGATGCATTAGGGAAGGTCGGGACGAGCTGCCGGCTTGAGTTCGTGCTGACGCCCACATGCCTGCAACCGCGCCCGGCACCGGCTTCGTCAGCGTTGGGCCATCCCCTGGCTCCAAGGGGCCCCGGAAAAGCAAGGCTCGCGAGGTGACTGCGGGACAAGTGCGCGCGTCGTCACAATTTCTTGATTTGTGCGCACGTGCCGAGGGCTTTGCGTGGCATTCCGGGCGTCCCCCCTGCGAATTCATGAGTGGGTGCAGCGGGGGGCTACACCTACACCCTGTAGTTTTCACTAACGCTTCGGCATCGCCAGGTCGATCGTCGGTCTGTTGTTCCTGTCGTAGCGCCGGCATGGCGTTACTACGGCCAGCCCATGCCCACGACAATCCGCCGCGACCTGCTTGTCGCCCTTATTGCGCGCGATGTCCGTGCCTGAAAAGCTCTGGAGACCCGCATGACCGCAATCGCTACACCCCTGGAAACGCCGGAGAGGGCGTTTCCGCGCCTGGCGCTGATCGCGCTGGGAGTATCGCTTTCCCTCGTTGCACCCGTCCACGCCGCCCGGCCCGATCGCAGTGTAAACGCCGGCGCGCGCGCCTTGCCGGATACGTCCTTTGTCGCCAATGCCCGCAACGAGTGCTCGCACTACGTGGCGCCGAACGGTAACGACAGCGCAGTTGGCAGCGCGTCACAACCCTGGCGCACGGTCGGCAAGGCCTTGCGCACGCTGCGCGCGGGCCAGGTCGGCTGCGTGGCATCAGGTACGTATGTGGAAAATGCGGCGCAGCCAGCGTTTTCCGGCACCCACGCCGCGCCGATTGTGCTCAAGCGGCAGCCGGGATCGGCCACGCGCCCGGTTATCCGTCCCAACGGTGCCGTCGCCGTCTTTCACATGGACCAGGACTACTGGATCGTCGACGGGTTCGATGTCGATGTTGCCGGGCAACGTGTCACGGGATTCCGCTGGTACAACAACGCGGATTTCGGCGTGTTGCGCAACTCAGTACTGCATGGATCGTCCGCTGGTGCGAACGTGTACGTCTCCGGCCGCGATTTCCTGCTGGAAGACAGCGAAATCCACACGAATTTCCGTACTGACAACGAAGACAGTCACGGCATCATCGTTCCGGAAAGTTCACCGGCTCCCGCCCGTATCCTGATCCGGCGCAACGTCATTCATGACAACGGCGGCGACGGGTTCCAGTGCGAAGGCTACAGCAGCCCGGACGCCGCCACGACGCCACGCGACATCACGCTGGAAGACAACCACTACTACACCTCGCCGGCGAACTTCGGGCGCGTGGAGCAGGCCGTGGATATCAAGAGCTGCCGTCAGGTCACGATCCGCGGCAGCATTCCGCCCGATGCGGACCGCCCGGGCGTGGCAGCGAACTACATGCACGGATTCCGCGAGAAAGCCGGAACCGTTGCCAAGGCGGGCAGTGCCATGGTCGTGCACTACAACGCACGCGATGTGCTGATCGAGAACACGCGGATTTCCGACTCCTGCAACGCACTGGGGGTCGGTCGCGGCGGCGACAGCAGCACATTGACCACGAATGTGGTCTTCCGGCGCAATGTGGTGCACGACCTGTTCAAGAACACGCCGAGCGGTTCGCGTTGCCTGGGCTACGGTATTTCGCTCAATCGTGTCGACAACGTCGATGTCTATCACAACACGTTTGATCGAATTCCGGCGACGGCGTTCTACGCCACGAACTACAACCCGGGCGGAACGCCAAACCGCAATATCGATTTCTGGAACAACATCGTGCGGGATGCGTCGCCCTGGATCAGCGTACCGACCAGCGCGTCGGTCCTGCAGGGGTTCGTCAGCGACAAGAACCTGTACTGGAACCGCTCGGGCCAGCAGGCGGGCATTCGCGTCAACGGTGCTGCGAAAACACTGGCGCAATGGCGCACCTATTCAAACTCCGCGCATACGCTGGTCGCCGACCCGGCCGGGCTCGTTCAGGACCCCTTGTTCGTCGATGCGCCAGCCGAGCATGACTACCAGTTGCAGGCGAACTCGCCGGCCCGCAACATCGCCCTGAACAACACCGGTGCGACATTCTCCGACGCGGGACCGGATATCGGTTTTCGCGAGCGGCACGCGGCGATCCACTCGTGCCGCCCGCTGAGCATCGTCGCCAGTGCCAGTGAAGGCGAGAACGTGCCGGCCAACGTCGTCGACGGCAATCTCGCCACACGCTGGTCCGCGCCGGGAGAAGGCTCGTGGATCACGTTCGACTACGGTAGCGTCCGTACGATGTCCGCCGCTCACGTGGCGTGGCACCAGGGCAACCTGCGCAGAAACCGCTTTGTGGTGTCCGTTTCGACGGACGGCCTGGCATACCAGCCTGTGTTCTCCGGCACGAGCAGCGGCACAACCACTGCCATCGAGAATTACGCCTTCGCGGGTACGCAGGGACGCTTCCTGCGTCTCACCGTCAACGGAAACACCTTGAACAGCTGGGCAAGTGTCACCGAGCTGTCCGCCACCAGCGCCTGTACGCGCGACGGCGAACAGAACTGATCAACACCGCGCGGCACCGGACTTGCCGGTGCCGCGCTTGCCCTCGTACTGGAGACAATATCCCATGACTGCACACCGATGGCCGCGCCGGGTGGCGCTGGCCCTGGCGCTTGGCCTGGCTGCGCCGCATGTGTCGGCTGCTATCGACACACCAACCGTGGCAGAACCCGAAACCGGGGTGGTGGAAGCGCTGATGTTTCAATCCGATGGCCGGTCCGCCGAGCCGGTGGAGATCTGCCATCCCCAGGCGCAATGGCTGCGCCTGCGCTTCAAGGCGTTCGCACTGCACGGTGCGGACACGCTGACCCTGGTCAGCTCCCAGGGCGACACCGAAACCCTGGGCGGCCAGGCGCGCAACGACCGCAGTTTTCACCTGCGCGCCCTGCGCGGCGAATGCGTGCAGTTGCGCGCGAACTTTGCCGATCCCGCCAGTCGATTCCTGGTCGACAGCTACCAGTTCGGTACCAGGGCATTGGAAGAAACGTCGCTGGTTGTCGCTGCCGCAGGGGATCTGTGCGGCTCCTGCGCGCAGACCGCCGCCGTGGTGGACGCCATCCGGCCGCAGGCTGTCATCGTTGCCGGCGACCTCGCCTACGATAACGGCACGCTGGCCGAGTTCCAGCAGCGTTATGCGCCCAACTGGGGGCGGTTCAAAGCGATCACGCGGCCGTCGCCCGGCAATCACGAGTACAACACCAGCGGTGCCAAGGGCTACTACGACTACTTCAACGGTAGCGGCCAGTTCAGCGGCCCGGCGGGGGATCGCGACAAGGGTTACTACAGCTACGACCTGGGCGAGTGGCATATGGTGGCGCTCAACAGCAACTTGCCGATGAGTGCCAATTCCGCCCAGGAACGCTGGCTGCGGGCAGATCTCGCGGCGAACACCAAGGCCTGTACGCTCGCCTATTTCCACCATCCGCTGTTCACCCGGGGCGGTCACGACAACGCCACGGCGACACGCCCTTTGTGGCGCGCGCTGCACGATCACCGCGCTGACGTCGTCGTGGTCGGGCACGACCACAGCTATCAGCGCTACGCGCCGCAGAACGCCGACGGCGTCGCCGATCCGGCCAACGGTATCCGCCAGTTCCTGATCGGCACAGGAGGCGCGCAGCCGAGGGCCTTCACGCGAAATATGCCGAACTTCGAGAGGGGTTCGGATACGACGCGCGGCGTGATGAAGTTCACCCTCGGTGCGCGTGGCTATGCGTGGCAATTCATGCCGGTGGCGGGAAGCACCTTTACCGACTCCGGAACCGCTACCTGCCATCGCGCGCCGCCGCCGGACGGCTGCCGTACGCCCACCGTTGCCGCCAGCGCCAGCGAAGGCACCAACGTGGCGGCCAATGCCGTCGATGGCAACCTGTCTACGCGCTGGTCGGCGTTGGGAGTGGGGTCCACGCTCACGCTCGACTACGGCAGGGAGGCGCGCGTGTCCGGCGTGCGGGTGGCCTGGCACGAAGGCAATCGGCGTCGCAACCACTTCACCGTGGCGGTTTCATCCGATGGCAGCAAGTTCCGCCAGGTGTTCGCCGGTACGAGTTCAGGCACGACGCTGGAACGCGAGCACTACACGTTTGCCGCGACGGCAGCCCGCTTTGTACGCCTGACGGTCAACGGCAACACGCTCAACGAGTGGGCCAGCGTGACCGAATACGGCGCCGACGCCGAATGCGGCGCCTGTCGCTTCGCGACGGTCACTGCCAGCGGAGCCGATGCCACGACACCGGCGAGCAACGTCATCGACGGCAACCTGGCGACACGGTGGTCCAGTCTTGGCGTCGGCCAGTGGGTGACAGGCGACCTGGGCGGCAGCACGTCCGTCAGCGGCGCAAAAATCGCCTGGCACCTGGGTGATCAACGCACCAATCGCTTCACGTTGGCTGTCTCCAGCGACGGCGTGCAGTTCCGTGAGGTCTTTTCCGGCACCAGCAGCGGCACGACCGCACAACCGGAGACTTACGCGTTCCCCGCTGTCTCTGCCCGGTATCTGCGCCTCACGGTCAATGGCAACTCGCAGAACACCTGGGCCAGCGTGACGGAGTTCGGTGCGCGGACGGGATGTAGCGAGGCGGAGTAGCGGCCATCGCGTGTTGTGTCGAACTTGCCCCGTGTGCGCTCGTCGCGCACGCGGGGCGTCAATCGGGAGGCGTGCCCCGGGGTTGTTCCGCTGGACGTGGCTTGTCCAGCGCGATAGTCCGACTGCGGTCGTTGGCAGGCAGCACCGCCGCCGGCAAGGCGTCGTCCGTGCCGGCAAGAATGCGAACATCTGTACTTACGGTGCGCTGCGATGTAAAGAAGGGAAGAAATGCCGAGCGGCTGCGATAGTCGGGAGGGGCGATGATGCATTGCCCGGGCTCCTTGCGATTGGATGGCTGCAAATACCAGCAATTGCCGGGCATCCATCGTGGCCGGCCTCCGGGAGGCCGGGCCCGTGAGCCAGCGCAATGTCATGAAGCGATCGGAAAACGCCGAGCGGGTAGTCCCGTTTCGGGCGCTCCTGGCGCCATCGGCTCCGGTCAGCAGCTGTCCCGATACCGTTCAGCTGTCTCGATGACCCCTGGTAGCGACAAGCGCCGCCACCGCCGCTATCGTTGCCGCCGGCGGCGCAAAGCCGCCCCGAGCTGGCTATTGGGGGGCTTGTCATGAAGATTCACGCAGTCCTGCTCGTTGCCCTGACGTCGGTCACGGCAGTCGACGCCCACGCCGCATCCAGCGAGCTTTCGAACAACACCTCGGCGAAGTGGGGCGAACAAGCAAACGCTGACCCGTCATCCGTCAGCAACGCCGTCCGGGAAACGCCGGCGGCAGCCGCCGAACAGGCGGGCTACCGCGACCGTACACCCGAGGAGCGGCAGCCGGAGCCCAAGCCGACCGTCGCCCGCCAGCCGCTGACGCCTGCCCTTGCGGCCGCCGTCGCCACCGCGGCTGATCCGGAGAAGGCGCCCGAACGTCCCTGGGGGATGATCACCGCAATTGCCGTTGGCGTCCTTTTGTTGTGGCGGTGGTTCTTCCGCTGACTCCGGCGCGACGGATCTGACGGACGTTGCCGTGCGGCGGCGTCCGTCCGTGCCGTCGCCGCGCGGGGATCCCTGCTATTGAGTGCGCTGGGGTGGCGTTGCCAACGCCGCACTACGCTGTCATCGTTACGGGTTTCCGTTCCCACGTAGCCGGAGCTCCCCGTGACCGTATCCCTCTATACCGCATCCGTTCCCGTGTTCCAGCAGATGCTGGGCAGCCTCGGCGACGTGCTCGCCAAGGCGCAGGCGCACGCCACGGCGAAGAACATCGAACCCGCAGCCCTGCTGCAGAGCCGGTTGTTTCCGGACATGTTCCCACTCACACGCCAGGTGCAGATCGCGTGTGATTTCGCCCGCGGCGTGTCCGCGCGCCTGGCAGGTGTCGAGGTGCCCCGGAACGAGGATAAGGAAACCTCCTTCGAGGAACTGCAGGCATTGATCGCGCAAACCCAGGCCTTCATCGCGGGCCTTGCACCCAGCCAGTTCGACGGCGGCGAAGAGCGCGAAATCGTGACGCGCCCCGGCACGCCCAAAGAAAAGCGCTTTACCGGCAGCGCCTATCTGCTCACCTACGGAATTCCCCAGTTCTTCTTCCATGTCACCACGACCTACGCGCTGCTGCGTCACAACGGCGTTGAGATCGGCAAGCGCGATTACATGGGACTGAAGTAAGAAGTTGATGCGCACTGTCCGTCGAAGGGGCGGACAGTGACTGGGCCGTACTCCCCAGTACACGGGTGAGTGCAAACAGAGCTTCGCCGCACCGACGCGAAGTAGTCGGGCAACTTTTACACTGGGAGACACCAGGCCTGGGCTGGGACCTTTGTCTCCGATCGGACCAATTCCTGTCCGACCAGGGCGTGCGTCGAACCTCGTACGCACCGCGGATAGCAGTGTATGTCCCTGACGCTGGTCGGCGAGCCGGCCGTCGAATACCGATAGCACCCAAGTTGGCGGCATGTCTGCCGATGCCGCGGAGCTTCGTGCCAGATCATCCCGGGAGCTGCAAGAGCGTTCGCGCTGCTCTTGGCGCAGACGTGGTGCACTGGTGGCAAGTGCCGTGATCAACGGTCGCGCTGATTTTCGAAAGGAGCCAATGGGGAACGGGCCGCCCCATAGTCCCTTCACTATGGAATAGTAAAAAATGAGAAAGACATATGGTCTTGTGGGTTTCCTGGCCCTCCCGCTCCTGGGCGTTGGTACTGCAGCGGCGCAGGACATTCAGCACGTTTGCCGCAACCAAGTGCCCGCCGGCTATATCGCGACCGACAAGAAATACTCCATCACCGAGTGCGGAACCTTCTCCAGTGCGACCGATAACGTCTGGGTGGTCACCCGATAT
This genomic stretch from Tahibacter amnicola harbors:
- a CDS encoding discoidin domain-containing protein; protein product: MTAHRWPRRVALALALGLAAPHVSAAIDTPTVAEPETGVVEALMFQSDGRSAEPVEICHPQAQWLRLRFKAFALHGADTLTLVSSQGDTETLGGQARNDRSFHLRALRGECVQLRANFADPASRFLVDSYQFGTRALEETSLVVAAAGDLCGSCAQTAAVVDAIRPQAVIVAGDLAYDNGTLAEFQQRYAPNWGRFKAITRPSPGNHEYNTSGAKGYYDYFNGSGQFSGPAGDRDKGYYSYDLGEWHMVALNSNLPMSANSAQERWLRADLAANTKACTLAYFHHPLFTRGGHDNATATRPLWRALHDHRADVVVVGHDHSYQRYAPQNADGVADPANGIRQFLIGTGGAQPRAFTRNMPNFERGSDTTRGVMKFTLGARGYAWQFMPVAGSTFTDSGTATCHRAPPPDGCRTPTVAASASEGTNVAANAVDGNLSTRWSALGVGSTLTLDYGREARVSGVRVAWHEGNRRRNHFTVAVSSDGSKFRQVFAGTSSGTTLEREHYTFAATAARFVRLTVNGNTLNEWASVTEYGADAECGACRFATVTASGADATTPASNVIDGNLATRWSSLGVGQWVTGDLGGSTSVSGAKIAWHLGDQRTNRFTLAVSSDGVQFREVFSGTSSGTTAQPETYAFPAVSARYLRLTVNGNSQNTWASVTEFGARTGCSEAE
- a CDS encoding discoidin domain-containing protein codes for the protein MTAIATPLETPERAFPRLALIALGVSLSLVAPVHAARPDRSVNAGARALPDTSFVANARNECSHYVAPNGNDSAVGSASQPWRTVGKALRTLRAGQVGCVASGTYVENAAQPAFSGTHAAPIVLKRQPGSATRPVIRPNGAVAVFHMDQDYWIVDGFDVDVAGQRVTGFRWYNNADFGVLRNSVLHGSSAGANVYVSGRDFLLEDSEIHTNFRTDNEDSHGIIVPESSPAPARILIRRNVIHDNGGDGFQCEGYSSPDAATTPRDITLEDNHYYTSPANFGRVEQAVDIKSCRQVTIRGSIPPDADRPGVAANYMHGFREKAGTVAKAGSAMVVHYNARDVLIENTRISDSCNALGVGRGGDSSTLTTNVVFRRNVVHDLFKNTPSGSRCLGYGISLNRVDNVDVYHNTFDRIPATAFYATNYNPGGTPNRNIDFWNNIVRDASPWISVPTSASVLQGFVSDKNLYWNRSGQQAGIRVNGAAKTLAQWRTYSNSAHTLVADPAGLVQDPLFVDAPAEHDYQLQANSPARNIALNNTGATFSDAGPDIGFRERHAAIHSCRPLSIVASASEGENVPANVVDGNLATRWSAPGEGSWITFDYGSVRTMSAAHVAWHQGNLRRNRFVVSVSTDGLAYQPVFSGTSSGTTTAIENYAFAGTQGRFLRLTVNGNTLNSWASVTELSATSACTRDGEQN
- the trmY gene encoding tRNA (pseudouridine(54)-N(1))-methyltransferase TrmY, with translation MRTFVLRARAAPTDSQKLLASVGGEAHTEILAHTLMNAIFTAQSHRPDVVVYLVLESTQDFSRTIRFAADAMHDIGGFHEQALLGKVARALDVSRGMGKEEERPVEAGITVRTISFEHLVRELADDHALYVMDRKGTSIGEEAFAPNPCFLLTDHIPMPKKTFHSLGRLGAKKISLGSKMLFASQCVVLIHHALDER
- a CDS encoding DUF1993 domain-containing protein, which codes for MTVSLYTASVPVFQQMLGSLGDVLAKAQAHATAKNIEPAALLQSRLFPDMFPLTRQVQIACDFARGVSARLAGVEVPRNEDKETSFEELQALIAQTQAFIAGLAPSQFDGGEEREIVTRPGTPKEKRFTGSAYLLTYGIPQFFFHVTTTYALLRHNGVEIGKRDYMGLK